GACAGCGCCACCACCTGGTCCACCGTGCTGTTGTCCAAGTGCACATGCAGGTCCACCAGGGGGAACGGCGGCTTCTCCGCGGTCCCCGCCGTCCGCGCTCCGCTTGCGCACCCCGCCAGCCCGGCGAAAGCCGCCCCGCAGAAAACCCGCCGCGTCATGCGCATGGTGATTATTCCTTCCCCGTCAAGGCCGCGCCAACGCCGGCCAGTCGCAGACGTTAAGCATGCCGTGAACGACGGTGGACAAATCCGGGTACTCCGTCCCGCCGGACAGGACCGTCTCCTCCCACGTCCGGGGCGGCGCCTCGGCGTCCACACCGGCGATCCGGCCGGGCGCCAGTGCGGCCGCGCAGTGGGCGGCTATGACAAACCCCTCCGTCGCCGTGATCCGGCAGGTCTCCCCTTCCCTCCCGCCGGTCAGGTAGTTGGCACAGCAGGCAAGGTCCGACGTCCACATGCCCGTCTGGGACCGCCCCAGCAGGTAGGCGCGGAAAAAGGTCTGCCAGTTACCGCCGAAAGGTTCGTCCCAAGGTTTGTGGGCGGAGACGGAGAACGTCTCCCCCGTGTCCCGCAGGTCCACCACCAGCACGTCCTCCCCCCGCCCCACCAGCGCGCGCAGCGCGTCCGCCTTGCCCAGCCAGGCGGCCTTTCCCTGCCGACAGGCCACGATGCGAAGACCGGTTACCGATGCGGGGGTGATCCGCACCGCAGGGAGGAACACACCCGGCTCGGGCTGGAGCACCAGCCGCCGCACGGCGCACCCCGCCCAGGTGCCCGCCTCCGCCTCCCATAAGGGCGCGGCTGCGCCGTCCGCAATCTCCGCCGCGCCGACCAAGGCGGCCAGATCGGAAGGTTCGGGCTTCCGCCAAGTCTTCTTTAAGGTATCCAGTTGGTCGCGGTTCAAGTCATAGACCGACCGCGCTCCCTCCAAATTCAGCACTTGGCCGCCGGGAGCGCAGTGGGATTCCTCCTCCGTGAGGACGTCAAACTCCCCCTCCACCACCGGGTCGTCCTTCCCCAGGAGCCATCGGCGCATCCACCGGATGGTCGTCTGGCGGAGGAGGGGCGTGTAGCCGTGCTCCTCGTTCGCCTCGACAAGGTCCAGCCGCTCGGGAAACCCGAGGTTCCCGAACACACGTTTGGCGGAGCGGTAGGTGTCCCAGGCCCCCTGGATGTCAAAGAAGTCCTTCGTGGCGCAGCACATCAGGGTGGGCTTGGGCGCGCGCATGCAGACGTAGTCCGCGTGGTCCATGCCGAAGGCCGTCTGGCCGAAAATATTCTGCTCGGCGTCCTGGGGGCCGATGGTCTCCAGCAGGCGCTTCATGGAAGTGAGGTAGCACGCGGGCGCGGCGCAGTAAATGCGGTCGTCGAGGGCCATGAGATAGCTGGAAAGCGTGCCGCCGCCGGAGTTGCCGCAGCAGCCGAACCGCGTCCGGTCAATGTCCTCCCGCGACTCCAGATAGTCCAGGGCGCGCATGCCGTCCCAGACGCGGACCTGCGCAAGATTGGACCCCAGGAGGATGCAGCCCGTCCCGGCGAGCATGTGGCCCGTGGTGCCGGGATGGGCCGTCTTGCCGTCCGGCGTGAGGAGCTGCCCGCGCTCGCCCTGGTCCACGGGGTCATAGATCAGCGCGGCCATTCCGTTCCGTGCGAACCCGATGCAGAGGCGCTGGTAGTTCTCATACGCCTTGCCGTTCTCGCTGTGGCCGCAGGGCACCAGCACGGCGGGGTGCGGTCCCGGGTCCGGGGGCAGGAACAGCAGGGCCGTCACGAAGAACTTCGGGCGGCTCTCGAAAACGACCTTCTCATAGCGGAACCCGTTCCCCTCCCCTCTCCCGGTGATCTGCGGGTTGAGGGGGGTGCGCTCCGG
This Candidatus Hydrogenedentota bacterium DNA region includes the following protein-coding sequences:
- a CDS encoding acetylxylan esterase, with the translated sequence MRHLFPLSLFLAAVLSAAPSVRAQDPFPAEWASEILKNVPELPDPSNMMAAFLNARASEALDRAAARRAELTTPEAVAAYQEEMKAFFIRQLAGFPERTPLNPQITGRGEGNGFRYEKVVFESRPKFFVTALLFLPPDPGPHPAVLVPCGHSENGKAYENYQRLCIGFARNGMAALIYDPVDQGERGQLLTPDGKTAHPGTTGHMLAGTGCILLGSNLAQVRVWDGMRALDYLESREDIDRTRFGCCGNSGGGTLSSYLMALDDRIYCAAPACYLTSMKRLLETIGPQDAEQNIFGQTAFGMDHADYVCMRAPKPTLMCCATKDFFDIQGAWDTYRSAKRVFGNLGFPERLDLVEANEEHGYTPLLRQTTIRWMRRWLLGKDDPVVEGEFDVLTEEESHCAPGGQVLNLEGARSVYDLNRDQLDTLKKTWRKPEPSDLAALVGAAEIADGAAAPLWEAEAGTWAGCAVRRLVLQPEPGVFLPAVRITPASVTGLRIVACRQGKAAWLGKADALRALVGRGEDVLVVDLRDTGETFSVSAHKPWDEPFGGNWQTFFRAYLLGRSQTGMWTSDLACCANYLTGGREGETCRITATEGFVIAAHCAAALAPGRIAGVDAEAPPRTWEETVLSGGTEYPDLSTVVHGMLNVCDWPALARP